The Oncorhynchus masou masou isolate Uvic2021 chromosome 8, UVic_Omas_1.1, whole genome shotgun sequence genome has a window encoding:
- the LOC135544445 gene encoding transmembrane protein 250-like → MPVIPIPRRVRSFHGPHTTCMHSACGSAHTTQLVRTKYNNFDLYLRSRCMYGFLRFLLYFGCSLLTSLLWVALSALFCLQYMSARVFLRLQYKLSVILLLLGHRRLDFGVLNNLFIYSMQVTMFLVGGLGWCFMVFVDM, encoded by the coding sequence ATGCCTGTGATCCCCATCCCACGGCGTGTGCGTAGCTTCCATGGTCCCCACACCACCTGCATGCACTCAGCCTGTGGGTCTGCACACACCACCCAGCTTGTGCGCACCAAGTACAACAACTTTGACCTTTACCTGCGCTCACGCTGCATGTACGGCTTCCTGCGCTTCCTGCTCTACTTCGGCTGCAGCCTTCTGACCTCCCTCCTCTGGGTGGCGCTGTCGGCTCTATTCTGCCTGCAGTACATGAGCGCCCGTGTCTTCCTGCGGCTGCAGTACAAgctgtctgtcatcctactgttGCTAGGACACCGGCGCCTTGACTTTGGGGTGCTCAACAACCTGTTTATCTACAGTATGCAGGTCACAATGTTCCTGGTGGGAGGCCTGGGCTGGTGCTTCATGGTGTTTGTGGACATGTAG